From a single Arvicanthis niloticus isolate mArvNil1 chromosome 19, mArvNil1.pat.X, whole genome shotgun sequence genomic region:
- the LOC117723692 gene encoding uncharacterized protein LOC117723692 isoform X1 yields MDAVTFDDVHVNFTEKEWNLLDPSQKNLYEDVMLETYRNLTDIGYNWEDHHIEKEFQHSRRHKRHVRSHSEEKPYECDQRGKASTRPSHLQYHKIIHTGEKPHKCNQCGKAFGRHSDLQIHQKTHTGEKPYECNQCGKAYSHQTTLKYHQRRHTGEKPYECYQCGKAYSEKRSLQYHKRSHTGEKPYECSQCGKAFARPSVLQRHKTTHTGEKPYECNQCSKAFTRPYFLKIHKITHTGEKPYECNQCSKAFSRPYFLKIHKRTHTGEKPYECNHCSKAFARRSHLQSHKRTHTREKPYECNQCGKAFARPSVLQSHKTTHAGEKPYECNQCSKSFTRPSLLKVHKRTHTGEKPYECNQCGKAFKRSSHLKTHKRTHTGEKPYECNQCGKAFAQLNTLQYHKRTHTGEKPYKCNQCGKAYSEKRALQYHKSSHTEEKPYECNQCGKGFARPSHLQRHKSIHTGEKP; encoded by the exons gatgcagtgacttttGATGATGTGCATGTCAACTTCACTGAaaaagagtggaatttgctggatccttcccaaaAGAATCTCTAcgaagatgtgatgctggagacctacaggaaCCTCACTGATatag gCTACAATTGGGAAGACCACCACATTGAAAAAGAATTTCAACATTCTAGAAGACACAAAAG GCATGTAAGAAGTCATAGTGAAGAAAAACCatatgaatgtgatcaacgtgGTAAAGCCTCTACAAGacccagtcatctccaatatcataaaataattcatactggagaaaaacctcataaatgtaatcaatgtggtaaagcctttggaAGACACAGTGATCTCCAAATACAtcaaaaaacacatactggagagaaaccttatgaatgtaatcaatgtggtaaagcgtaTTCACACCAGACAACTCTCAAATATCATCAAAGAagacatactggagagaaaccctatgaatgttatcaatgtggtaaagcctattCAGAAAAGAGAtctctccaatatcataaaagatcacatactggagagaaaccatatgaatgtagtcaatgtggtaaagcttttgcaAGACCCAGtgttctccaaagacataaaacaacacatactggagagaaaccttatgaatgtaatcaatgtagtaaagcctTTACAAGACCCTATTTTctcaaaattcataaaataacacatactggagagaaaccttatgaatgtaatcaatgtagtaaagccttttcaagaccctattttctcaaaattcataaaagaacacatactggagagaaaccttatgaatgtaatcattgtagtaaagcctttgcaagacgcagtcatctccaaagtcataaaagaacacatactagagaaaaaccttatgaatgtaatcaatgtggtaaagcctttgcaagacccagtgttctccaaagtcataaaacaacacatgctggagagaaaccttatgaatgtaatcaatgtagtaaatCCTTTACAAGACCAAGTCTACTCAaagttcataaaagaacacatactggagagaaaccttatgaatgtaatcagtgtggtaaagcctttaaaAGGTCCAGTCATCTCAaaactcataaaagaacacatactggagagaaaccttatgaatgtaatcaatgtggtaaagcctttgcacaacTGAATACTCTCcagtatcataaaagaacacatactggagagaaaccttataaatgtaatcaatgtggtaaagcctattCAGAAAAGAGAgctctccaatatcataaaagctCACATACTgaagagaagccttatgaatgtaatcagtgtggtaaaggtTTTGCAAGACCCAGTcatcttcaaagacataaaagcatacatactggagagaaaccttaa
- the LOC117723692 gene encoding uncharacterized protein LOC117723692 isoform X2: MLETYRNLTDIGYNWEDHHIEKEFQHSRRHKRHVRSHSEEKPYECDQRGKASTRPSHLQYHKIIHTGEKPHKCNQCGKAFGRHSDLQIHQKTHTGEKPYECNQCGKAYSHQTTLKYHQRRHTGEKPYECYQCGKAYSEKRSLQYHKRSHTGEKPYECSQCGKAFARPSVLQRHKTTHTGEKPYECNQCSKAFTRPYFLKIHKITHTGEKPYECNQCSKAFSRPYFLKIHKRTHTGEKPYECNHCSKAFARRSHLQSHKRTHTREKPYECNQCGKAFARPSVLQSHKTTHAGEKPYECNQCSKSFTRPSLLKVHKRTHTGEKPYECNQCGKAFKRSSHLKTHKRTHTGEKPYECNQCGKAFAQLNTLQYHKRTHTGEKPYKCNQCGKAYSEKRALQYHKSSHTEEKPYECNQCGKGFARPSHLQRHKSIHTGEKP, from the exons atgctggagacctacaggaaCCTCACTGATatag gCTACAATTGGGAAGACCACCACATTGAAAAAGAATTTCAACATTCTAGAAGACACAAAAG GCATGTAAGAAGTCATAGTGAAGAAAAACCatatgaatgtgatcaacgtgGTAAAGCCTCTACAAGacccagtcatctccaatatcataaaataattcatactggagaaaaacctcataaatgtaatcaatgtggtaaagcctttggaAGACACAGTGATCTCCAAATACAtcaaaaaacacatactggagagaaaccttatgaatgtaatcaatgtggtaaagcgtaTTCACACCAGACAACTCTCAAATATCATCAAAGAagacatactggagagaaaccctatgaatgttatcaatgtggtaaagcctattCAGAAAAGAGAtctctccaatatcataaaagatcacatactggagagaaaccatatgaatgtagtcaatgtggtaaagcttttgcaAGACCCAGtgttctccaaagacataaaacaacacatactggagagaaaccttatgaatgtaatcaatgtagtaaagcctTTACAAGACCCTATTTTctcaaaattcataaaataacacatactggagagaaaccttatgaatgtaatcaatgtagtaaagccttttcaagaccctattttctcaaaattcataaaagaacacatactggagagaaaccttatgaatgtaatcattgtagtaaagcctttgcaagacgcagtcatctccaaagtcataaaagaacacatactagagaaaaaccttatgaatgtaatcaatgtggtaaagcctttgcaagacccagtgttctccaaagtcataaaacaacacatgctggagagaaaccttatgaatgtaatcaatgtagtaaatCCTTTACAAGACCAAGTCTACTCAaagttcataaaagaacacatactggagagaaaccttatgaatgtaatcagtgtggtaaagcctttaaaAGGTCCAGTCATCTCAaaactcataaaagaacacatactggagagaaaccttatgaatgtaatcaatgtggtaaagcctttgcacaacTGAATACTCTCcagtatcataaaagaacacatactggagagaaaccttataaatgtaatcaatgtggtaaagcctattCAGAAAAGAGAgctctccaatatcataaaagctCACATACTgaagagaagccttatgaatgtaatcagtgtggtaaaggtTTTGCAAGACCCAGTcatcttcaaagacataaaagcatacatactggagagaaaccttaa